One window of the Diospyros lotus cultivar Yz01 chromosome 12, ASM1463336v1, whole genome shotgun sequence genome contains the following:
- the LOC127787448 gene encoding uncharacterized protein LOC127787448, giving the protein MFKVTHKKKDGSMVDSTSKEIVDKIQSLVTQRAEEEPSQAIDENEIFSEVMGRERHGRVRGYGFGPTPSSVLGKIPSRHELVTELEQMRQHNNGLKNEMQLLKEKNEALSTELDQVKERQSIFEAFMEDVRAGRIRNNN; this is encoded by the exons ATGTTCAAGGTGACACACAAGAAAAAAGACGGGTCAATGGTTGATTCcacatcaaaagaaatagtg GACAAAATTCAATCTTTAGTAACCCAAAGAGCTGAGGAAGAACCTTCTCAAGctattgatgaaaatgaaattttttctgaAGTAATGGGAAGAGAAAGACATGGACGTGTTCGTGGGTATGGATTCggaccaactccttcttctgtCCTTGGAAAGATTCCATCTCGTCATGAGCTTGTTACAGAACTAGAACAAATGCGACAACATaataatggtttgaaaaatgaaatgcaacttttgaaagagaaaaatgaagcgttGTCGACAGAATTGGACCAAGTCAAAGAAAGGCAATCaatttttgaagcttttatGGAAGATGTTAGGGCAGGAAGGATTAGAAATAACAATTGA